The proteins below come from a single Isoptericola dokdonensis DS-3 genomic window:
- a CDS encoding DUF5979 domain-containing protein: MAALAAVLAAAGVVVAPGQPPAAQAAPADLLPPASGILPGPAPGGATPGAWGPCVPDPAADDSCAGWLVPPGAILESFPGTDDAPNVVVGGDFTAGLGSAETEGLLVVAGDADFLKGYNVGVAGGGTGVVPAHRADMLIVGGDATVANPSEDPNAAGNPATVGVGLTTSDGSNRYGTIHVGGARNFRDPSFGAADTTYGVLGNIDTANQEPPATETQNVLDGDVSVLVDDGYTELFGAEGKMARYSQQCYAELSTETEATTILNEGGSLSLEHGTFAQSGDVVTLTSTGSADVVEFVLPATLGTVANPVQINIVGATTAQTVLVNTLAAGTVTHFIGDVYWGAGVGDELNTRALVEGRHLLWNYPFTTDLVLGGATQFPGSVLVGDPGSVTQIGFSGANGRIYTPGDLVHSGTATATSGSELHGYPFDGALGCIREIPGTFFVTKEITGDGADAVPPDVTFTVAWEVTGPADSPNLGRTGTVEVLADGTPALGPDDLAEGDVVTFAEPTVPTVDGVVWGAPQIQPNPLTVAGDTAATVTVTNEAVLVRGGFTIRKEVTGDPGGTTDEFTGTWTCDAEDVDGDDSGTWTLADGEEATVDGLPVGTTCTVAEDPVTDANGTWTTSIDPDTVVVAEGDASATVVTVTNEFTSTVGAFTIAKEVTGDDGATLTEFTVAWTCTAPDGSVTSGTATVAAGTSSDPVGGLPVGTLCTVEEAVPDDPNGTWTAEVTPSEIVIASDDPADVGVVTVTNTFTVDRGGFTIRKEVTGDPGGTTDEFTGTWTCDAQDLDGDDSGTWTLVDGDEATVDGLPVGTTCTVAEDPVTDANGTWTTSIDPDTVVVTDGDVAATIVTVTNDFTVSPTPSPSAPTPTASPSTAAPTPVAPTEGPTSPAPTAGPDLPRTGADVGGWAMLALTLVGLGTVAVLAVRRRA, from the coding sequence GTGGCAGCCCTGGCCGCCGTCCTGGCCGCTGCTGGCGTCGTCGTCGCCCCGGGCCAACCGCCCGCGGCCCAGGCGGCACCCGCCGACCTTCTTCCCCCGGCGAGCGGCATCCTGCCGGGTCCGGCGCCGGGCGGCGCCACGCCCGGCGCGTGGGGACCCTGCGTGCCCGACCCGGCCGCGGACGACAGCTGCGCCGGCTGGCTCGTCCCTCCGGGTGCGATCCTCGAGTCGTTCCCCGGCACGGACGACGCCCCGAACGTCGTCGTCGGCGGCGACTTCACCGCGGGCCTGGGGTCCGCGGAGACCGAGGGCCTCCTGGTCGTCGCCGGGGACGCCGACTTCCTCAAGGGCTACAACGTCGGCGTCGCGGGCGGTGGCACCGGGGTGGTCCCGGCCCACCGCGCCGACATGCTGATCGTCGGGGGCGACGCGACGGTGGCGAACCCGAGCGAGGACCCGAACGCCGCCGGGAACCCCGCGACCGTCGGCGTCGGGCTCACCACGTCCGACGGGTCCAACCGTTACGGGACGATCCACGTGGGCGGCGCCCGGAACTTCCGCGACCCCTCGTTCGGCGCGGCCGACACGACGTACGGGGTCCTCGGCAACATCGACACCGCGAACCAGGAACCGCCGGCCACCGAGACGCAGAACGTCCTCGACGGCGACGTCTCGGTGCTCGTGGACGACGGCTACACCGAGCTCTTCGGCGCCGAGGGCAAGATGGCCCGCTACTCCCAGCAGTGCTACGCAGAGCTCAGCACCGAGACCGAGGCGACGACGATCCTCAACGAGGGCGGCAGCCTGTCCCTGGAGCACGGGACGTTCGCGCAGTCGGGAGACGTCGTCACCCTGACGAGCACCGGGTCGGCCGACGTGGTCGAGTTCGTCCTGCCCGCGACGCTCGGGACGGTCGCGAACCCCGTCCAGATCAACATCGTCGGCGCCACCACGGCGCAGACGGTCCTGGTGAACACCCTGGCGGCCGGGACGGTGACGCACTTCATCGGGGACGTCTACTGGGGGGCCGGGGTCGGCGACGAGCTCAACACCCGCGCCCTCGTCGAGGGCCGGCACCTCCTGTGGAACTACCCCTTCACCACGGACCTCGTCCTCGGCGGGGCCACGCAGTTCCCCGGGTCGGTGCTCGTCGGCGACCCGGGCTCGGTCACCCAGATCGGCTTCTCCGGCGCCAACGGACGCATCTACACCCCGGGCGACCTCGTCCACAGCGGCACGGCCACCGCGACCTCCGGGAGCGAGCTCCACGGATACCCGTTCGACGGCGCCCTGGGCTGCATCCGCGAGATCCCCGGCACGTTCTTCGTCACGAAGGAGATCACCGGGGACGGAGCGGACGCGGTGCCGCCGGACGTCACCTTCACCGTGGCCTGGGAGGTCACCGGGCCGGCCGACAGCCCGAACCTCGGCCGCACCGGTACGGTCGAGGTCCTGGCCGACGGCACTCCCGCCCTCGGGCCGGACGACCTGGCCGAGGGCGACGTCGTCACGTTCGCCGAGCCGACCGTGCCGACCGTCGACGGCGTCGTCTGGGGCGCGCCGCAGATCCAGCCGAACCCGCTGACGGTCGCAGGTGACACCGCCGCCACGGTCACCGTGACCAACGAGGCCGTCCTCGTGCGGGGCGGGTTCACGATCCGCAAGGAGGTCACGGGCGACCCCGGCGGCACGACCGACGAGTTCACGGGGACCTGGACCTGCGACGCGGAGGACGTCGACGGCGACGACTCCGGCACGTGGACCCTCGCCGACGGCGAGGAGGCGACCGTCGACGGCCTCCCCGTCGGCACCACCTGCACCGTCGCCGAGGACCCCGTGACCGACGCGAACGGCACCTGGACGACCTCGATCGACCCGGACACCGTGGTCGTCGCCGAGGGCGACGCCTCGGCGACCGTGGTGACGGTGACGAACGAGTTCACGAGCACCGTGGGGGCGTTCACCATCGCCAAGGAGGTCACGGGCGACGACGGGGCCACGCTGACCGAGTTCACGGTCGCCTGGACCTGCACGGCGCCCGACGGTTCCGTCACCTCCGGCACCGCCACCGTCGCCGCCGGCACCTCGTCCGACCCGGTGGGCGGCCTGCCCGTCGGCACGCTCTGCACGGTCGAGGAGGCCGTGCCCGACGACCCGAACGGCACCTGGACCGCCGAGGTCACGCCGTCCGAGATCGTCATCGCCAGCGACGACCCCGCCGACGTGGGTGTCGTGACGGTGACGAACACCTTCACCGTCGATCGTGGAGGGTTCACGATCCGCAAGGAGGTCACGGGCGACCCCGGCGGCACGACCGACGAGTTCACCGGGACCTGGACCTGCGACGCGCAGGACCTCGACGGCGACGACTCCGGCACGTGGACCCTCGTCGACGGTGACGAGGCGACCGTCGACGGCCTCCCCGTCGGCACCACCTGCACCGTCGCCGAGGACCCCGTGACCGACGCGAACGGCACCTGGACGACCTCGATCGACCCGGACACGGTCGTCGTCACCGACGGCGACGTGGCGGCCACGATCGTGACCGTGACGAACGACTTCACGGTCTCCCCGACGCCGAGCCCGTCCGCGCCGACGCCCACGGCCTCGCCGTCCACGGCGGCACCGACGCCGGTCGCCCCGACCGAGGGACCGACCTCGCCCGCCCCCACGGCGGGTCCTGACCTGCCCCGCACGGGCGCCGACGTCGGAGGCTGGGCGATGCTGGCCCTGACGCTCGTCGGGCTCGGCACGGTGGCGGTGCTCGCCGTCCGTCGCCGCGCCTGA
- the coaE gene encoding dephospho-CoA kinase, with product MFRIGLTGGIASGKSSASRRFAELGAVVIDHDVLAREAVAPGTVGLDEVVQAFGDGVLTADGALDRPALGRVVFGDADALARLEGIVHPQVRRLSAEREAAAAAATPDAVVVHDIPLLVETGQVGAFHLLVVVHAPVEARVARLVDGRGMTDDDARSRVAAQAGDDERLAVADVVLDGSGDVGHLHEQVDDLWVRVRQEIAEELDADELEA from the coding sequence ATGTTCCGCATCGGTCTGACAGGTGGCATCGCGTCCGGCAAGTCCAGCGCGTCCCGGCGCTTCGCCGAGCTCGGGGCGGTGGTGATCGACCACGACGTCCTGGCCCGCGAGGCGGTGGCGCCCGGCACCGTGGGCCTCGACGAGGTCGTGCAGGCGTTCGGCGACGGCGTGCTGACCGCCGACGGGGCGCTGGACCGCCCCGCCCTGGGGCGCGTCGTGTTCGGGGACGCCGACGCCCTGGCCCGCCTCGAGGGGATCGTCCACCCGCAGGTCCGCCGGTTGTCCGCCGAACGGGAGGCGGCCGCGGCCGCGGCCACGCCCGACGCCGTCGTCGTGCACGACATCCCGCTGCTCGTGGAGACCGGGCAGGTGGGTGCCTTCCACCTGCTCGTGGTCGTCCACGCGCCCGTCGAGGCGCGCGTCGCACGGCTGGTGGACGGGCGCGGCATGACGGACGACGACGCCCGGTCGCGCGTGGCGGCCCAGGCCGGCGACGACGAGCGGCTCGCGGTCGCGGACGTCGTGCTGGACGGCAGCGGGGACGTCGGGCACCTGCACGAGCAGGTCGACGACCTCTGGGTGCGGGTGCGCCAGGAGATCGCCGAGGAGCTCGACGCCGACGAGCTCGAGGCCTGA
- the rpsA gene encoding 30S ribosomal protein S1, protein MTISTTKSAPQVAVNDIGTEEDFLAAVDATIKYFNDGDIVEGTIVKVDRDEVLLDIGYKTEGVIPSRELSIKHDVDPGEVVAVGDAVEALVLQKEDKEGRLILSKKRAQYERAWGTIEKIKEEDGVVTGTVIEVVKGGLILDIGLRGFLPASLVEMRRVRDLAPYVGKEIEAKIIELDKNRNNVVLSRRAWLEQTQSEVRSTFLQTLQKGQVRPGVVSSIVNFGAFVDLGGVDGLVHVSELSWKHIDHPSEVVEVGQEVTVEVLDVDFDRERVSLSLKATQEDPWQTFARTHAIGQVVPGKVTKLVPFGAFVRVEDGIEGLVHISELAVRHVELPEQVVTVGAEVFVKVIDIDLERRRISLSLKQANESMDPESEDFDPALYGMAAEYDENGEYKYPEGFDPETNEWLEGFETQREAWEAEYATAHARWESHREQVRAALSADADAAADAVAGGGSSSSSSSYSSAPAVQEEVGGTLASDEALAALREKLTGN, encoded by the coding sequence ATGACCATCTCCACCACGAAGTCCGCCCCGCAGGTTGCCGTCAACGACATCGGCACCGAAGAGGACTTCCTCGCAGCCGTCGACGCGACCATCAAGTACTTCAACGATGGCGACATCGTCGAGGGCACGATCGTCAAGGTCGACCGCGACGAGGTCCTCCTCGACATCGGTTACAAGACCGAGGGCGTGATCCCCTCCCGCGAGCTGTCGATCAAGCACGACGTCGACCCCGGCGAGGTCGTCGCCGTCGGCGACGCCGTCGAGGCGCTCGTCCTCCAGAAGGAGGACAAGGAGGGTCGTCTGATCCTGTCCAAGAAGCGCGCCCAGTACGAGCGCGCCTGGGGCACGATCGAGAAGATCAAGGAGGAGGACGGCGTCGTCACCGGCACCGTCATCGAGGTCGTCAAGGGCGGCCTCATCCTCGACATCGGCCTGCGTGGCTTCCTCCCCGCCTCGCTGGTGGAGATGCGCCGCGTCCGCGACCTCGCGCCGTACGTCGGCAAGGAGATCGAGGCGAAGATCATCGAGCTCGACAAGAACCGCAACAACGTGGTCCTGTCGCGCCGTGCCTGGCTCGAGCAGACGCAGTCCGAGGTCCGCTCCACCTTCCTGCAGACGCTGCAGAAGGGCCAGGTGCGCCCCGGTGTCGTCTCCTCGATCGTCAACTTCGGTGCGTTCGTGGACCTCGGCGGCGTCGACGGTCTCGTCCACGTCTCGGAGCTGTCCTGGAAGCACATCGACCACCCGTCCGAGGTCGTCGAGGTCGGCCAGGAGGTCACCGTCGAGGTGCTCGACGTCGACTTCGACCGCGAGCGTGTCTCCCTGTCGCTGAAGGCGACGCAGGAGGACCCGTGGCAGACCTTCGCCCGCACCCACGCCATCGGCCAGGTCGTCCCGGGCAAGGTCACCAAGCTCGTCCCCTTCGGTGCGTTCGTGCGCGTCGAGGACGGCATCGAGGGCCTGGTGCACATCTCGGAGCTGGCCGTGCGCCACGTCGAGCTGCCGGAGCAGGTCGTCACCGTCGGGGCCGAGGTGTTCGTCAAGGTCATCGACATCGACCTCGAGCGTCGTCGCATCTCGCTGTCGCTCAAGCAGGCCAACGAGAGCATGGACCCGGAGTCCGAGGACTTCGACCCCGCGCTCTACGGCATGGCTGCCGAGTACGACGAGAACGGCGAGTACAAGTACCCCGAGGGCTTCGACCCGGAGACCAACGAGTGGCTCGAGGGCTTCGAGACGCAGCGTGAGGCCTGGGAGGCGGAGTACGCCACGGCGCACGCCCGCTGGGAGTCCCACCGCGAGCAGGTCCGTGCGGCGCTGTCGGCCGACGCCGACGCCGCGGCGGACGCCGTCGCCGGCGGCGGTTCGTCGTCCTCCTCGTCCTCGTACTCCTCCGCCCCCGCGGTGCAGGAGGAGGTCGGCGGCACGCTGGCCTCGGACGAGGCTCTCGCGGCGCTCCGCGAGAAGCTCACCGGCAACTGA
- a CDS encoding 6-phosphofructokinase has product MRVGLLTGGGDVPGLNAAIRAVVKRGEGEHGHSVVGFRNGWKGLADGDVMPLTRQHIRNVLASGGTLLGTARYHPHADDGGLDAVLATLEAERIEAVICIGGDGTLHAASKVAEAGVRVVAVPKTIDNDVWGTDRSIGFDTAVTIATEAVDRIHTTAESHNRVMIVEVMGRHAGWIAATAGIAGGAEVVLAPEEPFDIDRIVRFLQHRHRAHASFSIVVVAEGAVPARGTSMSYETQVGRFGEIVAGAIGERLGAEIAERTGFDTRVTVLGHVQRGGTPTPADRILGSRFGVAAIDAVTAGESGVMTALRGEDVVLVPLADIAGKVKQVPADLLETARALA; this is encoded by the coding sequence GTGCGGGTCGGACTGCTCACGGGAGGCGGGGACGTCCCCGGTCTGAACGCGGCGATCAGGGCGGTGGTCAAGCGCGGCGAGGGGGAGCACGGCCACTCGGTCGTCGGCTTCCGCAACGGCTGGAAGGGGCTCGCCGACGGCGACGTCATGCCGCTCACGCGGCAGCACATCCGCAACGTCCTCGCCTCGGGCGGCACGCTGCTCGGCACGGCGCGGTACCACCCGCACGCCGACGACGGCGGCCTCGACGCGGTCCTGGCCACCCTGGAGGCGGAACGGATCGAGGCCGTCATCTGCATCGGCGGCGACGGGACCCTGCACGCGGCCAGCAAGGTCGCCGAGGCCGGGGTGCGGGTCGTGGCGGTGCCGAAGACGATCGACAACGACGTGTGGGGGACCGACCGGTCGATCGGCTTCGACACGGCGGTGACGATCGCGACCGAGGCGGTGGACCGGATCCACACCACGGCCGAGAGCCACAACCGTGTGATGATCGTCGAGGTGATGGGCCGGCACGCGGGCTGGATCGCCGCGACGGCGGGCATCGCGGGCGGCGCGGAGGTCGTCCTGGCGCCGGAGGAGCCGTTCGACATCGACAGGATCGTGCGGTTCCTCCAGCACCGCCACCGGGCGCACGCCAGCTTCTCGATCGTGGTCGTGGCGGAGGGGGCGGTGCCCGCCCGGGGCACGTCGATGAGCTACGAGACGCAGGTCGGACGCTTCGGCGAGATCGTCGCCGGGGCGATCGGCGAGCGGCTGGGCGCGGAGATCGCCGAGCGCACGGGCTTCGACACCCGGGTCACGGTGCTCGGGCACGTGCAGCGCGGCGGCACGCCGACACCCGCGGACCGGATCCTCGGCTCGCGGTTCGGGGTCGCGGCGATCGACGCGGTGACGGCGGGGGAGTCGGGCGTGATGACCGCGCTGCGGGGCGAGGACGTCGTCCTGGTGCCGCTCGCCGACATCGCGGGCAAGGTCAAGCAGGTGCCGGCCGACCTGTTGGAGACGGCCCGGGCGCTCGCCTGA
- a CDS encoding class I SAM-dependent methyltransferase, with protein sequence MTVARHGYREVPDDEGGRAARTWWDDNAAEYLADHGDFLGDAGFRWGPEGVTEADLGLLGDVRGARVLEVGAGAAHCSRWLAGRGARVVATDVAPAMLDAAARIDAGRADTVPLVEADARALPFADATFDVAFTSYGAVPFVPDAVAVHAEAARVLRPGGRWVFSVTHPVRWAFPDDPGPGGLTAHRSYFDRRPYVESDPAGHVEYAEYHRTLGDHVRDVVAAGLRLRDVVEPEWPAWNGQVWGGWSPGRGAVLPGTAVFVTTKD encoded by the coding sequence GTGACGGTCGCACGACACGGGTACCGCGAGGTCCCCGACGACGAGGGTGGCCGGGCCGCCCGCACATGGTGGGACGACAACGCCGCCGAGTACCTCGCCGACCACGGCGACTTCCTCGGTGACGCCGGGTTCCGGTGGGGGCCCGAGGGGGTGACGGAGGCCGACCTCGGCCTGCTCGGCGACGTCCGGGGCGCCCGGGTGCTCGAGGTGGGTGCCGGTGCGGCGCACTGCTCCCGCTGGCTGGCGGGCCGGGGCGCACGGGTCGTGGCCACCGACGTCGCGCCGGCCATGCTCGACGCCGCCGCCCGCATCGACGCGGGGCGAGCCGACACCGTGCCGCTGGTGGAGGCCGACGCCCGCGCGCTGCCGTTCGCCGACGCCACCTTCGACGTGGCGTTCACGTCCTACGGCGCGGTCCCGTTCGTCCCGGACGCCGTCGCGGTGCACGCCGAGGCCGCCCGGGTGCTGCGGCCCGGCGGCCGCTGGGTCTTCTCCGTGACGCACCCCGTGCGCTGGGCGTTCCCCGACGACCCCGGCCCGGGCGGTCTCACCGCGCACCGGTCCTACTTCGACCGGCGCCCCTACGTCGAGTCCGACCCCGCCGGGCACGTGGAGTACGCCGAGTACCACCGCACGCTGGGCGACCACGTGCGCGACGTGGTGGCGGCGGGTCTGCGCCTGCGCGACGTCGTCGAGCCGGAGTGGCCCGCCTGGAACGGCCAGGTCTGGGGCGGGTGGAGCCCGGGTCGAGGCGCCGTCCTGCCCGGGACCGCCGTCTTCGTCACGACCAAGGACTGA
- the polA gene encoding DNA polymerase I, which produces MGDRLAPVTTSARTETGATPRARLLLIDGHSMAYRAFYALPDTLVTSSGQVTNAVYGFTSMLTNLLRDEAPTHLAVAFDAGRVTFRTERYVEYKANRAATPDTFRGQVPLIQEVLEALHVPFLQREGIEADDILATLARQGREAGMEVLVCSGDRDSLQLVTDDVTVLYPKKGVSELARMTPDAVVEKYKVRPERYPDLAALVGETSDNLPGVPGVGPGVAARWIEQFGDLDSLLARQDEVTGKRGEALRDHADQVRLNRELNALLTDVELPLGVGDLALAGFDREAVHRVSDTLQFGTLRDRLLAVDPAAGPDADDTPGEGVEVTVHDGPVGPWLRARAGQPTGLDVSGTARPGAGDAWQLALAGASRDGAAEGVVVDLAEVSGDDERALAAWLADPGAPKVVHGAKAAWHMLAARGLPLAGVVFDTELAAYLCYPDQRGYDLTDLVVRHLGRELTVADGGAQGALDLDLDAGEPGGDAVVRAASVADLAGTLAELLADRGGADLLRDLELPLGLVLAGMEATGIAADTAFLTELEQYFATGVADAAAEAYAIIGREVNLGSPKQLQEVLFDQLGMPRTKKIKTGYTTDAASLQELFAKTEHPFLAHLLAHRDAAKLRTTVEGLLKAVQPDGRIRTTFQQTIAATGRLSSTDPNLQNIPIRTEAGRRIRRAFRVGDGYAELLTADYSQIEMRIMAHLSGDEGLIAAFRSGEDLHRYVGSRVFDVAPADVTPEMRAKVKAMSYGLAYGLSAFGLSQQLGVPTGEAQGLMDDYFTRFGGVRDYLTGVVEEARATGYTATILGRRRYLPDLTSDNRQRRQMAERMALNAPIQGSAADIIKLAMLGVQRELDERELGSRLLLQVHDELVVEVAEGERQVVEEVLRTQMGAAVALDVPLDVSVGAGETWHDAGH; this is translated from the coding sequence ATGGGCGATAGGTTGGCACCCGTGACGACCTCAGCGCGAACCGAGACCGGTGCGACACCTCGGGCCCGGCTCCTCCTCATCGACGGCCACTCCATGGCGTACCGGGCGTTCTACGCCCTGCCCGACACCCTGGTGACGTCCAGCGGCCAGGTGACGAACGCCGTGTACGGGTTCACGTCGATGCTGACCAACCTGCTGCGGGACGAGGCGCCGACCCACCTCGCCGTCGCGTTCGACGCCGGACGGGTCACGTTCCGCACCGAGCGGTACGTCGAGTACAAGGCGAACCGGGCCGCCACGCCCGACACGTTCCGGGGCCAGGTGCCGCTCATCCAGGAGGTGCTGGAGGCCCTGCACGTCCCGTTCCTCCAGCGGGAGGGGATCGAGGCGGACGACATCCTGGCGACCCTCGCCCGGCAGGGCCGGGAGGCAGGCATGGAGGTCCTCGTCTGCTCCGGGGACCGGGACTCTTTGCAGCTCGTCACCGACGACGTGACCGTCCTGTACCCGAAGAAGGGCGTCTCGGAGCTCGCCCGGATGACACCGGACGCCGTCGTCGAGAAGTACAAGGTGCGCCCCGAGCGCTACCCGGACCTCGCGGCCCTCGTGGGGGAGACCAGCGACAACCTGCCGGGCGTGCCCGGCGTGGGGCCGGGTGTGGCGGCGAGGTGGATCGAGCAGTTCGGCGACCTCGACTCGCTCCTGGCCCGACAGGACGAGGTGACGGGCAAGCGCGGCGAGGCGCTGCGCGACCACGCCGACCAGGTCCGGCTGAACCGGGAGCTCAACGCGCTGCTGACCGACGTGGAGCTGCCGCTGGGCGTGGGTGACCTCGCGCTCGCCGGCTTCGACCGGGAGGCCGTGCACCGGGTCTCGGACACCCTGCAGTTCGGCACGCTGCGCGACCGGCTCCTGGCCGTCGACCCCGCGGCCGGCCCGGACGCCGACGACACCCCCGGCGAGGGCGTCGAGGTGACGGTCCACGACGGCCCGGTCGGCCCGTGGCTGCGCGCCCGTGCGGGGCAGCCGACCGGCCTGGACGTCTCCGGGACGGCCCGCCCGGGGGCGGGGGACGCCTGGCAGCTCGCGCTGGCCGGTGCGAGCCGGGACGGCGCCGCGGAGGGCGTCGTGGTCGACCTCGCCGAGGTCTCCGGCGACGACGAGCGGGCCCTCGCCGCGTGGCTCGCCGACCCCGGCGCGCCCAAGGTGGTGCACGGCGCGAAGGCGGCGTGGCACATGCTCGCCGCGCGCGGGCTTCCGCTGGCCGGCGTCGTGTTCGACACCGAGCTCGCCGCCTACCTGTGCTACCCGGACCAGCGCGGCTACGACCTGACCGACCTGGTGGTCCGCCACCTCGGGCGCGAGCTGACGGTGGCGGACGGCGGTGCCCAGGGCGCCCTGGACCTCGACCTGGACGCCGGCGAGCCGGGCGGTGACGCGGTGGTCCGCGCGGCGTCGGTCGCCGACCTGGCCGGCACGCTCGCCGAGCTCCTGGCCGACCGCGGCGGGGCCGACCTGCTGCGGGACCTCGAGCTGCCGCTCGGTCTGGTGCTGGCAGGGATGGAGGCCACCGGGATCGCGGCGGACACCGCCTTCCTCACCGAGCTCGAGCAGTACTTCGCGACCGGCGTCGCGGACGCCGCGGCGGAGGCCTACGCGATCATCGGGCGGGAGGTGAACCTGGGCAGCCCCAAGCAGCTCCAGGAGGTCCTCTTCGACCAGCTCGGCATGCCGAGGACGAAGAAGATCAAGACCGGCTACACGACCGACGCCGCGTCGCTCCAGGAGCTCTTCGCCAAGACCGAGCACCCGTTCCTCGCGCACCTGCTCGCGCACCGCGACGCCGCGAAGCTGCGCACGACCGTCGAGGGCCTGCTCAAGGCCGTGCAGCCGGACGGCCGGATCCGCACGACGTTCCAGCAGACCATCGCCGCGACGGGGCGGCTCAGTTCGACCGACCCGAACCTGCAGAACATCCCCATCCGCACCGAGGCCGGTCGGCGGATCCGGCGTGCCTTCCGGGTGGGCGACGGCTACGCCGAGCTCCTCACGGCGGACTACAGCCAGATCGAGATGCGGATCATGGCGCACCTGTCGGGCGACGAGGGGCTCATCGCGGCCTTCCGGTCGGGGGAGGACCTCCATCGCTACGTCGGGTCGCGGGTGTTCGACGTCGCTCCGGCGGACGTCACCCCGGAGATGCGGGCCAAGGTCAAGGCGATGAGCTACGGGCTGGCCTACGGGCTGAGCGCCTTCGGCCTGTCCCAGCAGCTCGGCGTCCCCACGGGCGAGGCACAGGGACTCATGGACGACTACTTCACCCGGTTCGGCGGGGTGCGCGACTACCTCACCGGCGTGGTGGAGGAGGCCCGCGCGACCGGCTACACGGCGACGATCCTCGGTCGCCGCCGGTACCTCCCGGACCTCACGAGCGACAACCGCCAGCGCCGCCAGATGGCCGAGCGGATGGCGCTCAACGCCCCGATCCAGGGCAGCGCGGCCGACATCATCAAGCTGGCGATGCTCGGTGTGCAGCGTGAGCTCGACGAGCGCGAGCTGGGCTCGCGGCTGCTGCTGCAGGTCCACGACGAGCTGGTCGTGGAGGTCGCCGAGGGCGAGCGGCAGGTGGTCGAGGAGGTGCTGCGCACCCAGATGGGCGCGGCCGTGGCGCTGGACGTGCCGCTGGACGTGTCGGTCGGCGCGGGGGAGACCTGGCACGACGCCGGGCACTGA
- a CDS encoding hotdog fold thioesterase: protein MTDTTPGHPRTTADWQRAAAGTLLERTGIELVEVGAERTLGTMPVAGNTQPAGLLHGGATATLAETLGSVAAQVHAGTGRAAVGIELNVTHHRGVREGTVHGTATAIHLGRSTAAYEIVVVDDDGRRVATARLTCMVLGTP from the coding sequence ATGACCGACACGACGCCGGGCCACCCCCGGACCACCGCCGACTGGCAGCGCGCTGCCGCCGGGACGCTGCTGGAGCGCACCGGGATCGAGCTCGTCGAGGTGGGCGCAGAGCGCACGCTCGGCACCATGCCCGTCGCGGGCAACACCCAGCCGGCCGGCCTGCTGCACGGTGGGGCCACCGCCACGCTGGCGGAGACCCTCGGGTCCGTCGCGGCCCAGGTGCACGCCGGGACCGGGCGCGCGGCCGTCGGCATCGAGCTGAACGTCACCCACCACCGGGGCGTCCGCGAGGGGACCGTGCACGGCACCGCGACGGCGATCCATCTCGGGCGGTCGACGGCGGCCTACGAGATCGTCGTGGTCGACGACGACGGCCGCCGCGTCGCGACGGCGCGCCTGACCTGCATGGTGCTGGGCACGCCCTGA